In Bufo gargarizans isolate SCDJY-AF-19 chromosome 6, ASM1485885v1, whole genome shotgun sequence, a single genomic region encodes these proteins:
- the NKX2-3 gene encoding homeobox protein Nkx-2.3 isoform X1: protein MMLPSPVTSTPFSVKDILNREPQGQQPPHSRGHLAQDLEAEFSQAACMLGDRSVYTDSNDKISYLNSIGTAEGHGEVGISPEAYVHAALDNCTPKEEEDEEEEDSLRDRGHKACFLKKSPHDEDKQEDLDRPKQRSRRKPRVLFSQAQVFELERRFKQQRYLSAPEREHLANSLKLTSTQVKIWFQNRRYKCKRQRQDKSLEMGSHHPPPPPRRVAVPVLVRDGKPCIAGSQSYNSGYNVAASPYSYNSYPTYSYNNSSSYNSNYSCNYSGIPSIQHNAGTNPFVNMGNLSQLGNASQPQNHTGASLPSCQGTLQGICAW from the exons ATGATGTTACCAAGTCCAGTCACCTCCACACCATTCTCTGTGAAGGACATTCTCAACAGGGAGCCCCAGGGGCAGCAGCCACCCCACTCCAGGGGGCACCTGGCACAGGATCTGGAGGCTGAGTTCAGCCAGGCTGCATGCATGCTGGGGGACAGATCTGTCTACACAGACAGCAATGACAAAATCTCCTACCTGAACTCTATAGGGACAGCAGAGGGCCATGGAGAGGTAGGGATCTCTCCTGAAGCCTATGTACATGCAGCTCTGGACAACTGTACCCCgaaagaagaggaggatgaggaggaagaagacTCTCTCAGGGACAGGGGTCACA AAGCTTGCTTTCTGAAGAAATCCCCCCATGATGAAGACAAGCAGGAGGACCTGGACAGGCCCAAGCAGAGGAGCCGCAGGAAGCCCCGGGTGCTCTTCTCCCAGGCCCAGGTCTTTGAGCTGGAGAGGAGGTTCAAGCAGCAAAGATACCTGTCAGCCCCAGAAAGGGAACACCTGGCTAACAGCCTGAAACTCACCTCTACCCAGGTGAAAATCTGGTTCCAAAACAGGAGATACAAGTGCAAAAGACAAAGGCAAGACAAGTCACTGGAGATGGGCAGCCACCACCCACCTCCACCACCCAGGAGGGTGGCAGTGCCAGTGCTGGTGAGGGATGGCAAGCCCTGCATTGCTGGCAGCCAGAGCTATAACAGTGGTTATAATGTAGCTGCCAGCCCCTACTCTTATAATAGTTACCCTACCTACAGCTACAACAACAGCTCTTCCTACAACAGCAACTACAGCTGCAACTACTCGGGCATCCCTTCCATCCAGCACAATGCAGGGACTAATCCATTTGTAAACATGGGCAACCTGAGCCAGCTGGGCAATGCCTCCCAGCCACAGAACCACACAGGGGCATCCCTGCCATCCTGCCAAGGGACACTACAAGGGATTTGTGCCTGGTAG
- the NKX2-3 gene encoding homeobox protein Nkx-2.3 isoform X2, with product MMLPSPVTSTPFSVKDILNREPQGQQPPHSRGHLAQDLEAEFSQAACMLGDRSVYTDSNDKISYLNSIGTAEGHGEVGISPEAYVHAALDNCTPKEEEDEEEEDSLRDRGHTCFLKKSPHDEDKQEDLDRPKQRSRRKPRVLFSQAQVFELERRFKQQRYLSAPEREHLANSLKLTSTQVKIWFQNRRYKCKRQRQDKSLEMGSHHPPPPPRRVAVPVLVRDGKPCIAGSQSYNSGYNVAASPYSYNSYPTYSYNNSSSYNSNYSCNYSGIPSIQHNAGTNPFVNMGNLSQLGNASQPQNHTGASLPSCQGTLQGICAW from the exons ATGATGTTACCAAGTCCAGTCACCTCCACACCATTCTCTGTGAAGGACATTCTCAACAGGGAGCCCCAGGGGCAGCAGCCACCCCACTCCAGGGGGCACCTGGCACAGGATCTGGAGGCTGAGTTCAGCCAGGCTGCATGCATGCTGGGGGACAGATCTGTCTACACAGACAGCAATGACAAAATCTCCTACCTGAACTCTATAGGGACAGCAGAGGGCCATGGAGAGGTAGGGATCTCTCCTGAAGCCTATGTACATGCAGCTCTGGACAACTGTACCCCgaaagaagaggaggatgaggaggaagaagacTCTCTCAGGGACAGGGGTCACA CTTGCTTTCTGAAGAAATCCCCCCATGATGAAGACAAGCAGGAGGACCTGGACAGGCCCAAGCAGAGGAGCCGCAGGAAGCCCCGGGTGCTCTTCTCCCAGGCCCAGGTCTTTGAGCTGGAGAGGAGGTTCAAGCAGCAAAGATACCTGTCAGCCCCAGAAAGGGAACACCTGGCTAACAGCCTGAAACTCACCTCTACCCAGGTGAAAATCTGGTTCCAAAACAGGAGATACAAGTGCAAAAGACAAAGGCAAGACAAGTCACTGGAGATGGGCAGCCACCACCCACCTCCACCACCCAGGAGGGTGGCAGTGCCAGTGCTGGTGAGGGATGGCAAGCCCTGCATTGCTGGCAGCCAGAGCTATAACAGTGGTTATAATGTAGCTGCCAGCCCCTACTCTTATAATAGTTACCCTACCTACAGCTACAACAACAGCTCTTCCTACAACAGCAACTACAGCTGCAACTACTCGGGCATCCCTTCCATCCAGCACAATGCAGGGACTAATCCATTTGTAAACATGGGCAACCTGAGCCAGCTGGGCAATGCCTCCCAGCCACAGAACCACACAGGGGCATCCCTGCCATCCTGCCAAGGGACACTACAAGGGATTTGTGCCTGGTAG